In Triticum aestivum cultivar Chinese Spring chromosome 5B, IWGSC CS RefSeq v2.1, whole genome shotgun sequence, the following proteins share a genomic window:
- the LOC123115165 gene encoding uncharacterized protein, with protein sequence MGDKWKATDDDIPGAGQPPPHVARTETAAATGTSEQTAARPSTSQAPAGLTAATTPGFLFGGAQDESEATTVVDGIAETSEQPGGSTATAAGGLATPSNQAGGSAPSSQNQIASPSNGGDSPVCSVCKKRPVFRLSTDIWASECLPSTACAEGGHSVA encoded by the exons ATGGGGGACAAGTGGAAGGCCACCGACGACGACATCCCCGGGGCAGGGCAGCCACCCCCGCATGTAGCGCGGACGGAGACTGCAGCCGCCACCGGTACTTCGGAGCAGACTGCAGCCCGCCCCAGCACTTCGCAGGCGCCTGCAGGGCTGACGGCGGCGACTACACCAGGCTTCCTTTTCGGTGGAG CCCAAGACGAGAGTGAGGCAACTACAGTCGTCGATGGCATTGCCGAGACTTCGGAGCAGCCTGGGGGGTCGACGGCGACTGCAGCCGGCGGTTTGGCGACGCCGAGCAATCAAG CCGGTGGGAGTGCGCCAAGCAGCCAGAACCAGATCGCCAGCCCCAGCAACGGCGGTGACTCTCCAGTGTGTTCAGTTTGCAAGAAGCGGCCTGTTTTCAGGCTGTCGACGGATATTTGGGCCTCGGAGTGCCTGCCTTCTACAGCCTGCGCAGAAGGCGGGCACTCTGTGGCATAG